The genome window AGTGGGCCGAAAAGCATGTTTTAGTGCAAAAAAGCGGACTCAAcgtgcttagaggtaaacgggccgtgccgggctagcccaccgtgcctagtttcttgtccgagcccggcccgcagcgggcctaaacgggcctgACCCGTTTAGCACGGAAAAAGCGGGCCGAAAGCGGGCTAAGTGGGCCGAAAAGCATGTTTTAGTGCAAAAAAAGCGAACTCAAcgtgcttagaggtaaacgggccgtgtctggctagcccaccgtgcctagtttcttGTCCGAGCCCAGCCCGCTTATTCGTGTCGGGCCAGCCCGGGCCCGCATAGAACCAGGTCGTGTCGAGCTCGAACCGGGCCCAAATAGCGGGCTTCGTGCCGAGCTCGCGGGCCTCATgcttatttctatttttccatagtaaaataaactaatttctcttagaaaaatagaaatcccttgaaaattggggttcccaaactagcccttagccaTAAAAAAATTTCCTTGTATATTTACTACAGTGACTAGGCAGTCTTCTCGACCAAGCATATAGGGATCATAAATTATGAATTCCTCGCGAGAAGGATAGATGGACCCAGGTCATAATATCGTCCCACACTTGTTATGTGAAGGAGCACTCCTTATACAGATGAACCGAAGTGTTTTCGATGAAGGGTTGCAAAGGCACACCAAATCTGGCACACTTTAATACCATCCAAAGATTCGTTTTTATATATATAAATCTACCACGAAACCAGTTCGGGAGCTGTTTTAAGTTTTTTGTGGGAGATTTCTAAAGAATCAGATGTTTGGATGGTATTAAAGTGTACAAGAAAAGTTGGATGGTAGATTAGAAAAGATGGAATATTTAGGTGCTAAGACTGGCTTCAATATATCGTGTAAAATGTGGTAGAGTTCTGAGAAACCAATTTCCCATATTTTATGTGGTTAACCTCCACATCTGTAAATGCGCTAGCATCCTCCATCTCCAGTCCACCGGCGGCAGCAAGGCTGCCATGACAAGAAAGCAAGCAAAGCGAGGGGAGTAGAGAGACAGGGAGCGGAAAACCACATGGGCAGCAATTTGCCCCCTCTTCCCGCCGGATATTGCTAGCTTTTATTCGATCCGCGCTGATCCTGCCTCTCCTCCCGCCCAACCACCAGGCACCAGCAGTTGCTTCGATGCCTCGCCTTGGCCTAAAAAAAGGATGCCGTGCCAGTATTCTTCATCTGTAAATTAGTCAGTGCTGGCAGTTTCTTACTGTCACAGTTACAGTTCACTCCTAGGCGATTGTTTCTTTTTCTCAtgtaaaaaggaaaaaaaaaaggAGGACATGTCACATGTTGCGTCTGAATGGAGATCTTGTCTGTCTGTCTGTCCGTCTCTCCCGTTGTCTCGAGGGGACCGGTCACCGGCGGGGAGGACCACTGAAACGTTGTCCTTGACCATGATGTAGAAGAACTTTTGCCTCCATCGTCAGGCAGGCTGACATGAACGGATGTTCAGATTACAACATGTTCATCTGAACACTCAGTGTACAAGGAAGAAGAACCGAGCCAAAACAACAACATCATCAGTTGATCCATCCGTCTGTCCGTCACAGGTTTTTGATTGAGCCAGCAGGTCGTTGCCAGAATTAAGCCATGCGGAAATTAACAATTAGCCGCCTGTCCTTTTTTTATCTAcagcttcttcttcttttccccttcCGAACGATTAACGAACACAAGGGATGGTGTCCATGTCCATGTCCATGACCGTTAGCGCAACAAAATTTGCAGGCCGAAGCAGCAGCCGCTACATATAATTTAATTGTTTGTCACTTCCCTCCGTTAGCTCCCAGAACCAAAATGTGTTTCTTGGCGGCGGGGCTGGGACTGGGGCTTGCATCCACTGCTAGATTAATGTGCGTAGCCGTAGCCCGTAGGTCGCCACGGTTGATCAGGTCTCCACAGTCAGGCTGCTCGTAGACAGCCTCCTCGGCTTGGTGCTCTCCGGCGCCGTCACCACCACGGTCAGCCCCTCCTCCATGGCCGCTGCCTTCCTCTTGTTGACGCCGTTGCGATCTGCCGCGGCTTCCTCCGGCTCGTGCACCGGCTGCGGATGCGggtccagctgctgctcaggagaCTCCACCGCCTGCGCCTGAGGCTTGTTCTTCTGGTTGGGCTGCTTCCGCTTCAGCAGGTGTGACTTGAGCTTCTTCATGTCGGCCGGCTTCACGGGCTTCAGGAAGAACTCCTCCGCGCCATCCTGCAAGCACCTGAAAGTAGGGAACCTCTCTACCGTTTCCGTTACTGTTTTTTTTTTACCGAAAACAGGCGCTAGAGCAGTATATCTAGAAATGGTCCCTTGCGAGATATACAGTTACACGAAAACAGATTAAAGCAAACACATGCAACGAAAACGGACGGAGGAAACATTAACCGGAATATATATTAAGAGTTTAGGATACTGTAAATCACAACTACAATATTAGGCTTTAGTCTCGTATCATCACAATTCACgtgcaaaaacaaaaaaaaacggtAGAATTATCCACCACCCAAGTTGCACAAGATAATCCAATAAAATTCAGACCACAATATAATTATTATCCACCAAAAATGGTTCATACTTGTTATAGTCCCCCGTAAACAAAAAATAGAGAATCACAGATTAATAGCTCATACTGTTATAATTACCGGTAGAATCATTCTCGTGTCCTCGTAATACACCATCTCGTTTCTGCCATGTTAGGGCttattcggttagctctcaatccatgtggattgagtgggattggatgggtttgaaacccaaacaagtcaaacctcTTCTCAtatttttccaatctcatccaatccatgtgttttgggaataaccgaacaagcccttaccgTTTTTTCCCCGCAAATGCGAAAATGGTCTAAGCAAAAACGAAATACGATACCGGATAAATCGTGATTTTTTGCGTTAGATTTGTTCTCTACCTGAAAGCTCTGCGGTCGTTTAGCTAGATAGGGGAACCTACAAGGAACAAGGAACCAAGGGTAGAGGAGAATCCAATCCTCCTCTTCTTTCCTCCTTCCCTTTGGTTGGTTTCTGAGACAGACGAGTGAGTGATCACATCACCCCAGAACCCCAAGGACAGGGCAGACATGTATACAGGTCTTTGCTCTTGCTCCCACAGGGAAAAGATCCGTCTTTCGAATTTCAGCGCCCTTTTTCTTTTTGACTCGGCACATTCCCATCGCATTATTCGCACCAGAAACCTTGACCACCGGAATACGAGAGTTTTTTTTTTGAATGAACTACAAAGGTGTTTCtcaaaagttggaattgtggaggcagacgctggaagcaaaaggttttaggcttagtaggtctaaaacaaagtatatgaagtgtgatttcagtgccatggggtatgaggatggcgatgttagtcttgatgggcaagtggtacccaagaaagacacttttcgttacttaggatcaatgcttcagaaggagggagacatcgatgaggatgtcagtcatagaattaaagctggatggttgaagtggcgacaagctgcgggtgtcttatgcgacccccgggtgccacacaaactaaaaggcaaattctacaggacagcaatccggtcggctatgttgtatggagcagaatgttggcccactaaaagacgacatgtccaacaactaagtgtggcagagatgcgtatgttgcgctggatatgtggccacacaaggagagatcgagtccggaatgatgatatacgagagagagtaggagtggcgccaattgaggagaagcttatgcaacatcgcttgagatggtttggacatatccaacgaagacctgaagaggcaccagtgcatatcggaataattaggcgtcccgagaatgtgaagagaggtagaggtcggccaactttgacgtggacagaggctgtgaagagagacctgaaggagtggaatattgataaagagctcgccgcagataggaaggggtggaagtgtgcaattcacgtgccagaaccctgaTTTATAGTTTCGCTTTgcctccttaatcgtttgacctttcCTTGTGCCCAttttagatcttgctggttcttgtgggttttatctcttttatgtgtttccccgtttcgttgttttcggttctcctttgcctttgtttcccttttctgttctttgggggttgagctctgaggttttcatacggggtttcatctctagcctaccccaacgtgcttgggacaaaaaggctttgttgttgttgttgtaatgAACTACAAAAAAAACAGAACACGAGATGGGAATGTGGTGTGAACTACAAAAAAGCATAAATATTTTTTggaatatgtatatatatatatattttcaaCAAATCCATCCATTTGGTGTGAGTTTGTGTCCGAATGATTTCGTGAGATCTTGGCCCACAAGGCCACAACCATAGCACAGCAAGGTGTTGTTTGGTTGTGGAATTTGAACAGCAACGCAAACATCGTCTGATAACGTTATAAATGGGGGGAAAAAGTAAGCAAATTATTGTTTGATTCAGCTTAGGTAAGTCCTGGTAACCCATCGTGGTAACCCATCACACTGGTATGAGGGGTATGGAATATGGATAACGCTCCATTTTCTACATGTCTGTATCCAATTACAGAGTAATAGATTACATTGTATTGTAGCACAAACAAATACGATGCAACCTAATATGTTACCGTTGTAATTAAATCATGTTACATTCCTCCAAACCAAACAACACCTAGATTTTTTCTCCTATATCCTATTGTTGCGCCACATCAACAATATTTCATAAATTTCTATCTCCCATAGCGGTTCCCTCTATTTCTACAACCCATCATCCTAATAAAATATACATTTCCCTTCAACTACCACTCATTCTATTTTGTATTGTATTTTTTGCAAAAATAATCATACTTACTGTTTGGTTCAAAttaaaaaatttaaaaataaaaaatattaatAAACATGGATGGAAATGCTTATTATTTATTACGCTGGAGACAGCCTAGCACTTTAAAAAAACTATTGTATTAGGATGGAGGGGTTGTAACTTGTAAATATGATATAAAGGTAATCGTTCCGAGAGATGGATGAAAAtttatggtgtgtttggtttgtgtaGTCATTCTATACTTtatgaggtgatgcatcataagttcatttcatcaattttggtggaatcaactcactcctcatgtatatactaattattagcctaTGAGTAATggagtggtgatggatcaactcattctattccacaaaccaaataaaaaagtgaaaAGTGGGAAGAAGATGTATCACtttattcctcaaaccaaacacattcTGAGAGAATGAAATTTTACTAACCTGGCGGGACAGTGGGATATAGAGGAAGAAATTACGGAGAACCGCTGCCGACAGCGAGACGGACCTTTCCTATGCTCTACGTCGCTGTCACCCAGATATGGCGATCTAGTATGCATTCAATTCTTCCGTTCCGTTACACGGCAACGTCGAGCTGGAGCTGTTCTGGGGAATTCCTGGCCTTTTTTTCTGCCATAATTGTCCCGTCAAATCACGCTACTATGCTCCTCTTTTGTTCTCATCTGGAAAAAGATCAAATCTCTTGGTCGTCTGGCCGCTGCCGGCTTTGTTTAAATTGAACCTAATTGGCGGAAAGTGGATTGTTTTTTTAAAGTGTACGTGGTACTAGGCAGCAACTAAATAGCAATATTGTTAATTTTTCATTTTGGCAAAAAGTGAAAAGTTACGAGGCAGAGGAGGAGCGGATTAGCAAGATGGAAGGCAGAGTGTTTGCAGGGAGAATCTACTTATTTGCAAGCTTAAGACCTACTAACTGGACAAGTTTTAGACCTGCTAACTAGGCAGGCTTTAACTAACGACTCCCACTGCAAGGCACATATTTTCTCGGAGGCAAAAGTAGCAGATCTTTCAGCGCTCCGACCAATCAAGAAATCGATCCCAACATCAATAAACTAAATAAATACGTAATCCCTAGGCGGCTTTTTtgtaaaaagaaaaaagaaaacaaaTTACTAAACAATATTCCTCACACATTGTCTCGATCCATTCTGAATCATTTCATGCAGAACTGGTGATCTAGCATGATGGCGTTAATATTCCATCTGCTCCCTTAACAGCCCCAACCCTTCCAGTTGGGAAGAAACAGGCAGCCAGGCAGGCAAGAACAACAGCACGGCTCCATCTGGTACCTCGACAGGCACCGGTCGGCTGATTCTACGGAGTATACTAAGCATGAAGAAGCAGGAGATGAATATCAGGTCTGCCCTATCTAGACTCTCCTCCCGGCTAGTTGCGTACTAGTGGACCAGCGAAAGAACTCGATGGATGCTGGTAGTGGCATACGCGAGTGAATGAGAAGGCGGTTTTAAAAATTGAATGCGGTGGGAGCTCACCTGCTGATCCGGGCAGGCACGTTCTCAGACGACATGATCACCACCGGAATGTCCTTGAGCGATGAGGACCCCTGCATCCCGGAATCGGCAAGCGGACCACACCACACCACGGGGGTTATTTTAATAAGTGAGAGCCCGAGCaatggggagagggagggaggaattTAATTTGAGGCCCCCTCACCTTCACTCGCTTGAGCAGATCGTATCCTGTCATGCCGGGCATGCAGTAGTCAGTGATGATGAGACTCACGTCGATCTCCTGCAGCGCGTAGCAAGAACAAGACAGAGGTTGGTTGGTTACAGGCAGAACGGAACAGAAGAGAGCAGGGTGGGTGCCAATCCGAGCAGGCAGGCGAGAGGCAATAAGTGAGGGAGTTTCCGATTTACCTGATGGTCAGGGGAGGACGACGACGAAGATGATGAGGACGATGACGGCGGCGACGCGTCCTCCGCGCCGTTGTCCCTCAGCCCCAGCAGCTCCAGCGCCTTGTTCCCGGAATCCACCGTGGTCACTGAACCACAACAAGGGGTACGCGGTTAGAAACCGATGGCGAGAGGGGATTTCATTTCAACGAAAAAAACCCAAGGAGAGAATACGGACGGACGGACGCGCTGTCCCTGTCCTGTTTAGGCTGAGGGCCAGGCGGCGTTGGCTCACCTTGGTAAGACGAGCTCTTGAGCAGCATCTCGATGAGCTTCCTGTCGATGATGCTGTCGTCCACCGCCAGGACATGGAACCGCGACTCGGCGTCCAGCACCGTCATGGCTGGGGAGCGGAGGTAGGTAGAGCAGGCAGGATAGGTGGTTTCTACTGATGAATGTGGCGGCGGGTAGAGGGAGATGCAGAGGGAAGGCGGGGGAGGAGGGGAGGATATAGGCGAGCGGCGCAGCCTGGCAGCCATGGTACGGCACGGCACGTCAGACGCGCGCCCAGCCGCCCACGCAGCGGCGTGGCCTCGATCCCCGCCCCCACTCCCCTGGGAAAGCAAGATCCGACCGGATCACGCACCCGAATCTCCACAACTAATCGGCTCCATGATTTCCCATCCCCGCGACCCCGGCTCGTTTAAAGATCCATTTGGTTCGTTTAGCTCACTAGCTAGATCagaaaatatatataataataaattTCTCATTAATTTTAAAGTAATTTAATAATAGAAAATAGTGATTATATTTATAATTTCAAATACAATTTCAATATAACGTCAAATTAGCATAACAcatcaattcacaattcacatacacaTTTATTAGTTTAATCGATAATTATATTCGCATAAATCAATTTAACACATAaacatagttcattaatcattagtttaacttaTAGATCAGACACCACGCATACATATAACATGTGTATCAATTATTATGTAAATGATATGCATAGTTTCGTTTTACTGAAATGTGTTAGCTCATGAGCTGGCTCATTAACAATCCAAGCTGATTCATTAACGAACCAAACTAAGATGTCAGCTTAGCTCGTGAAAAAAAAAATCAAATGAACCGATCCAAGCCAAGCCGAGCTGACCATGAACCGAGCGAGCTAacgagccacgagcatttcgtTCAGCCCTATTTCCTTGCTACTTCGCTCTTTGGGCCTTTAATAGGGCTGGACAAAATGCTCGTTGTTCGTCGGCTTGTTTGAACTTTTTTTCACGAGCTGGACTGACATCCTAGCTTAGTTTGTTAACAAGCCAGCTCGCGAACAAACTATATGCATACCATTTACGTAACAaatgatgaacatgttatatgtatGAACAATGCCTATGTGTTAAATTGGTTTATGCGAATATAACTGTATGTTAAACTATATGTTAAACTGATGAATATGCGTGTGAATTATGAATTAATGAGTTGTGTTAATTTGATGTTACATCGATATAGTTTTAAAAATTATGAGTATAATtattattttctattgttaaattagtttaaaattaactaaaaattgattattatttatatatttttttactTTGCTCATAAGTTAAACGAGCTAACTTAAACCCGTAAACGA of Zea mays cultivar B73 chromosome 8, Zm-B73-REFERENCE-NAM-5.0, whole genome shotgun sequence contains these proteins:
- the LOC541630 gene encoding Two-component response regulator ORR4 encodes the protein MTVLDAESRFHVLAVDDSIIDRKLIEMLLKSSSYQVTTVDSGNKALELLGLRDNGAEDASPPSSSSSSSSSSSPDHQEIDVSLIITDYCMPGMTGYDLLKRVKGSSSLKDIPVVIMSSENVPARISRCLQDGAEEFFLKPVKPADMKKLKSHLLKRKQPNQKNKPQAQAVESPEQQLDPHPQPVHEPEEAAADRNGVNKRKAAAMEEGLTVVVTAPESTKPRRLSTSSLTVET